In one Lolium rigidum isolate FL_2022 chromosome 3, APGP_CSIRO_Lrig_0.1, whole genome shotgun sequence genomic region, the following are encoded:
- the LOC124697239 gene encoding uncharacterized protein LOC124697239: protein MALIRQKRLPQLHLSLPVPSIAAGQRPKATFMPAPAPTLIKASTPTALSSQFRLADFDKLAVLGRGNGGTVYKVRLLPSREERVSAHEELKDAPTRHPSSERAHTLSRSRNYAARNPIPVARRPPSPTTRRCIPVTVSPDDSCTQAAVPSLQSCPLVAGVEVEQPGILWLLLIHRGNLPPSFLRTIGRRSSTPGPGCRWEQGRREDGEENTMFLHACRHHGTCCCCCRRPPLHAASVEAARKDRVITDNRPPSSLRPIGRWSSTPGPGCRWGRARPPGGRRGKYDVPPRVSPLRYLLLLPVASPTHRPR from the exons ATGGCTCTCATAAGGCAGAAGAGGCTTCCACAGCTGCACCTCTCGCTGCCCGTCCCGTCCATCGCGGCCGGCCAGCGTCCCAAGGCAACGTTCATGCCGGCGCCGGCACCAACGTTGATAAAAGCCTCGACCCCCACGGCCTTGTCCAGCCAGTTCCGCCTAGCCGACTTCGACAAGCTGGCCGTGCTTGGCCGCGGGAACGGCGGCACCGTGTACAAGGTTCGGCTGCTGCCCAGCAGGGAGGAGCGGGTATCGGCCCATGAAGAGCTCAAGGATG CGCCCACCCGCCATCCATCTTCCGAGAGAGCGCACACCCTGTCTCGCTCGCGCAACTACGCCGCTAGGAACCCAATCCCTGTAGCACGCCGTCCACCCAGCCCCACCACTCGCCGGTGCATCCCCGTCACCGTATCCCCCGACGATTCCTGCACCCAGGCCGCCGTCCCCAGCCTCCAATCATGCCCCCTAGtggccggcgtcgaggtcgaacAACCCGGTATTCTGTGGCTTCTCCTGATCCATCGTGGCAACCTCCCACCATCCTTTCTCCGGACGATCGGTCGCCGGAGCTCCACGCCTGGTCCTGGTTGCCGGTGGGAGCAAGGCCGCCGGGAGGACGGCGAGGAAAATACGATGTTCCTCCACGCGTGCCGCCACCACGgtacctgctgctgctgctgccggcggCCTCCCCTACATGCTGCTTCCGTTGAG GCGGCAAGGAAAGACAGAGTGATTACTGACAACCGACCGCCATCCTCTCTCCGGCCGATCGGTCGCTGGAGCTCCACACCTGGTCCTGGTTGCCGATGGGGAAGAGCAAGGCCTCCGGGAGGACGGCGAGGAAAATACGATGTTCCTCCACGCGTGTCGCCGCTGCGatacctgctgctgctgccggtggCCTCCCCTACACACCGCCCCCGTTGA